A single genomic interval of Macadamia integrifolia cultivar HAES 741 chromosome 6, SCU_Mint_v3, whole genome shotgun sequence harbors:
- the LOC122082225 gene encoding pentatricopeptide repeat-containing protein At4g18840-like: MSATFSSHLYPFKPAKRDSRVDSVSVRLQPWLAFLELCRNTDEFAQIHSKFIKLGLIHHPLAFTRLMAFCSISPYADMGYARSIFNRDAKPNSFAYNVMIRGYAQSNQPEEALSLFYEMVCDGNSTPNALTFPFVLKACSKLNAIEEGREVHGQLFKYGLGGDLFVQNGLITLYSCCGSVDLSVQVFEKIPRPDIVSWNSIITGMVDSGFIEEAHSMFDRMPNRNAVSWNCLIDGYVKSVCLEKARWLFDQMEGKNSITWNIMIGGYVTGGLMKDARKLFVQMPLRLKDLVTLKLMIDGYAREGSFAEVLEIFQEMQTLKIKPDKFTIVNALSACSHLAALEQGEWIHGFVDKNNFKLEAVLGTALVNLYAKCGKIETALSVFYRIEDKDVEAWNSIIYSLGVHGFGKEALEFFSSMLDSQMPPDEATFLSVLSSCRHSGFVEEGRRFFNLMSQVYNVKPRLDHYGCMVDLLGRAGLLDEAKELIEKMEIKSSVPMWGALLGACSRLGNVEMGEYAAKHLMEMDPNDPSSYVVLSNMYAAAGMNEDAIEVRKRMRNLGIEKVPGCSLIEVNGIVHEFLVSSDSLEETSLVYATGL, translated from the coding sequence ATGTCAGCAACGTTCTCATCTCATCTCTACCCTTTCAAGCCCGCCAAAAGAGACAGTCGAGTTGACTCGGTTTCTGTCCGACTCCAGCCATGGCTGGCTTTCTTGGAGCTCTGCAGAAACACTGACGAGTTCGCTCAAATTCACTCCAAGTTCATCAAGCTTGGTCTCATCCACCATCCATTAGCCTTCACCCGTCTCATGGCTTTCTGCTCCATCTCTCCCTACGCAGATATGGGTTACGCCAGGTCCATATTCAACCGAGATGCGAAACCAAATTCTTTCGCTTACAATGTAATGATCAGAGGATATGCTCAGAGTAACCAACCAGAGGAAGCGCTCTCTTTGTTCTACGAGATGGTCTGTGATGGCAATTCGACCCCTAACGCCCtaacttttccctttgttttgaAGGCGTGTTCCAAGTTAAACGCCATTGAAGAAGGACGAGAGGTTCATGGGCAACTCTTTAAATATGGATTGGGTGGAGACCTGTTCGTGCAGAATGGCCTGATCACGCTTTACTCCTGTTGTGGTTCAGTCGACCTTTCCGTTCAAGTGTTTGAGAAGATACCTCGACCCGACATTGTTTCATGGAATTCGATAATTACAGGCATGGTTGATTCGGGTTTCATAGAAGAAGCACATTCGATGTTCGATAGAATGCCTAACAGAAATGCGGTTTCTTGGAATTGTTTGATCGATGGGTATGTGAAGTCAGTGTGCTTAGAAAAGGCGCGGTGGTTGTTTGATCAAATGGAAGGGAAGAATTCAATCACTTGGAACATTATGATCGGTGGATACGTCACTGGAGGCCTTATGAAAGATGCTCGTAAGCTGTTTGTTCAAATGCCTCTTCGGTTGAAGGATTTGGTTACTTTGAAACTGATGATTGATGGTTATGCAAGGGAAGGTTCATTCGCAGAGGTGTTGGAAATCTTTCAAGAGATGCAGACGTTGAAAATCAAACCAGACAAATTTACAATAGTTAATGCACTCTCAGCATGTTCTCATCTAGCAGCATTGGAGCAAGGTGAATGGATCCATGGCTTTGTAgacaagaacaacttcaaattGGAGGCTGTCCTGGGTACTGCACTTGTCAATCTGTATGCCAAGTGCGGAAAGATAGAGACCGCTCTTTCTGTGTTTTACAGGATAGAGGATAAGGATGTTGAAGCCTGGAACTCAATAATTTACAGTCTTGGAGTACATGGGTTTGGTAAAGAAGCTTTGGAATTCTTCTCAAGTATGTTGGACTCACAGATGCCACCTGATGAAGCAACATTCCTCAGTGTTTTGAGTTCCTGTAGGCATTCAGGAtttgttgaagaagggagaagattcTTTAACCTAATGAGCCAAGTATACAATGTGAAACCCAGGCTAGATCATTACGGATGCATGGTTGATCTTCTTGGCCGTGCAGGTCTCTTGGATGAAGCAAAAGAGCTAATAGAGAAAATGGAGATAAAATCAAGTGTTCCCATGTGGGGAGCTCTTCTTGGAGCTTGTAGTCGGCTTGGTAATGTAGAGATGGGTGAATATGCTGCAAAACATCTCATGGAGATGGATCCCAATGACCCCAGCAGTTATGTTGTTCTATCTAACATGTATGCAGCTGCAGGAATGAATGAGGATGCCATTGAAGTAAGGAAGAGGATGAGAAATCTTGGGATAGAGAAGGTCCCTGGCTGCAGTTTGATTGAGGTTAACGGCATAGTTCATGAATTTCTTGTAAGTTCAGACTCTCTTGAAGAAACCAGTTTAGTGTATGCAACTGGATTATAG
- the LOC122080892 gene encoding RHOMBOID-like protein 2, whose protein sequence is MRTQYMAGEDLENRDVKNRGNGYPSSYYSSPYYQETTEKKWISFLIPLFVVANVAMFIVSMFYNNCPKDNSGIYGGCVAKFLGRLSFQPLKENPLFGPSSSTLDKLGALDWNKVVNGHQGWRLVSCIWLHAGVIHLLVNMFSLLFIGIRLEQQFGFVRIGAVYLLSGFGGSVLSCLFIRSSISVGASGALFGLLGAMLSELLINWTIYTNKASAIFTLVVIIAINLAVGILPHVDNFAHIGGFLTGFLLGFILLVRPQFGWVERNNLPANVRAKSKYKAYQYVLWLVSLVLLILGYAVALVMLFRGVNAYQECHWCHYLSCVPTSLWSCGNT, encoded by the exons ATGAGGACACAGTACATGGCGGGTGAAGATCTGGAGAACAGAGATGTTAAGAACAGGGGGAACGGTTACCCTTCTTCGTATTACTCGTCTCCTTATTACCAAGAAACAAcagagaagaaatggatttcttttttgattCCTTTGTTTGTGGTGGCTAACGTTGCTATGTTTATAGTCTCTATGTTTTACAACAATTGTCCCAAAGACAATTCTGGGATTTATGGAGGCTGCGTGGCAAAATTTCTTGGCAGATTATCCTTTCAGCCTCTCAAGGAGAATCCCctatttggaccctcttcttcaac ATTGGATAAGTTGGGAGCTCTTGATTGGAACAAAGTGGTTAATGGGCATCAAGGATGGAGACTAGTTTCATGTATCTGGTTGCATGCAGGTGTTATTCATCTGCTTGTGAATATGTTCAGTCTGCTCTTCATTGGGATTCGCCTTGAACAGCAATTTGGTTTTG TGCGAATTGGGGCTGTCTACCTCTTGTCAGGATTTGGAGGGAGTGTTCTTTCTTGCCTTTTCATTAGAAGTAGCATCTCTGTTGGTGCGTCTGGTGCGCTGTTTGGACTTCTTGGAGCCATGCTTTCAGAACTTCTTATAAACTGGACTATCTATACAAACAAG GCTTCAGCAATATTTACGCTTGTGGTCATCATTGCCATTAACTTGGCTGTTGGAATTCTTCCTCATGTTGACAATTTTGCGCATATCGGGGGATTCCTGACAGGCTTTCTCCTTGGCTTTATTCTGCTGGTCCGACCTCAGTTTGGTTGGGTGGAGCGCAACAATCTTCCAGCCAATGTTCGTGCAAAATCCAAATACAAGGCATACCAATATGTATTGTGGTTGGTCTCATTGGTCTTGCTAATTCTTGG TTACGCAGTTGCACTGGTAATGCTGTTTCGAGGGGTTAATGCGTATCAGGAATGCCACTGGTGTCATTACCTTAGCTGTGTCCCTACTTCATTATGGTCTTGTGGGAATACCTGA